One window of Chryseobacterium sp. JJR-5R genomic DNA carries:
- the trpD gene encoding anthranilate phosphoribosyltransferase has translation MKDILQYLFNHHTLSKSEAKAIMIEIAQNKFNDTEVTAFISIFLMRNITLKELEGFREALLQMAVPVHIDATDAIDIVGTGGDGKNTINISTLASFVVAGTGQKVTKHGNYGASTVTGSSNVLEELGYEFKNSSDRLQEDLEKANICFLHAPYFHPALQSVGALRKSLGLRTFFNLLGPLVNPAKPQFSVIGVYNLEIARLYQYLLQKENRDFTLVHGMDGYDEISLTHDSKIITKNGEEMYSAEDLGFVSVTPESIQGGKTIQETAAFFKNILLGKGTEQQNSVVLANAAVALSHTGKFGSYSHCVAMAEESLYRGNALKSLELLLN, from the coding sequence ATGAAAGACATCCTGCAATATTTATTTAATCACCATACCCTGTCCAAGTCCGAGGCAAAGGCCATCATGATTGAAATTGCCCAAAATAAATTCAATGATACAGAGGTTACCGCATTCATCAGTATTTTCCTGATGCGGAATATCACCCTGAAGGAGCTTGAAGGGTTCCGCGAGGCCCTTCTGCAGATGGCCGTTCCCGTGCATATTGATGCCACCGATGCCATTGATATCGTAGGAACGGGTGGCGACGGGAAAAATACAATTAATATTTCTACCCTAGCCAGCTTTGTGGTGGCAGGAACCGGACAGAAAGTAACCAAACACGGGAATTACGGGGCTTCAACGGTTACCGGATCCTCAAACGTCCTGGAAGAGCTGGGTTATGAATTTAAAAACAGTTCAGACCGGCTTCAGGAAGATCTGGAAAAAGCAAATATCTGTTTTCTGCATGCGCCTTATTTTCATCCTGCGCTGCAATCCGTGGGAGCCCTGAGGAAATCTTTAGGCCTGAGGACGTTTTTCAACCTGCTCGGCCCTCTGGTTAATCCTGCGAAGCCGCAGTTTTCAGTGATCGGGGTGTATAATCTTGAAATTGCCCGGCTGTACCAGTACCTGCTTCAGAAAGAAAACCGTGATTTCACTTTGGTTCACGGGATGGATGGCTATGATGAGATCAGCCTTACGCATGACAGCAAGATCATTACCAAAAACGGTGAAGAGATGTATTCGGCTGAAGATCTGGGATTTGTTTCTGTTACCCCGGAAAGCATACAGGGCGGTAAAACAATCCAGGAAACGGCAGCCTTTTTCAAAAATATCCTGCTCGGAAAAGGTACGGAACAGCAGAATTCCGTAGTGCTGGCCAACGCAGCAGTAGCCCTGTCTCATACCGGGAAATTCGGGAGCTACAGCCATTGCGTGGCTATGGCAGAGGAAAGTTTATATAGAGGAAACGCTTTGAAAAGCCTGGAACTGCTGCTGAATTGA
- a CDS encoding cytochrome d ubiquinol oxidase subunit II has translation MIYVVIGFLWMSICLYVILGGADFGAGIVELFTKGKNRPKTQTIMYESIAPVWEANHMWLIIAIVILFVGFPEVYTTLSTYLHIPLVLMLIGIIARGTAFTFRHYDAVKDEWQAVYTQIFYFSSLFTPFFLGLIAAATISRSINPDADSFPDLYIFSWLNWFGVAVGLFTTSICAYLASIFALRETIDRMELSLMIKKSKQTMVFVVITGILVFFTAYISDIPLVMWVFSKPLGIMATLFATVSLGLILRAMHIRKLLPVRALAGFQIIMILVAATYQHNPNIILFSNGQYLSLLEHVAAPKTISALGWALILGSVFILPFLFYLMFSFSKQRRQLKETAKPETPIK, from the coding sequence ATGATTTACGTTGTTATCGGCTTCCTGTGGATGTCTATCTGTTTGTATGTTATTTTAGGCGGGGCAGATTTCGGGGCCGGAATTGTGGAACTTTTTACCAAAGGTAAGAACCGCCCCAAAACACAGACCATCATGTATGAATCTATCGCTCCGGTCTGGGAAGCCAACCATATGTGGCTGATTATTGCGATTGTTATTCTTTTTGTGGGTTTTCCGGAAGTGTATACTACCCTTTCCACCTATCTCCATATTCCCCTCGTTCTGATGCTCATCGGGATTATTGCCCGGGGGACGGCATTCACATTCAGGCATTATGATGCGGTAAAGGACGAATGGCAGGCTGTTTATACCCAGATTTTCTATTTTTCAAGCCTGTTTACTCCTTTCTTCTTAGGACTGATTGCAGCAGCAACCATTTCAAGATCAATCAATCCGGATGCTGACAGTTTCCCAGACCTGTATATTTTCAGCTGGCTGAACTGGTTTGGCGTTGCCGTAGGATTATTTACTACCTCCATCTGCGCTTATCTTGCCTCAATATTTGCATTAAGGGAAACCATAGACCGCATGGAATTGAGCCTGATGATTAAAAAATCAAAACAAACCATGGTTTTTGTAGTCATTACCGGGATTCTGGTATTTTTCACGGCTTACATTTCCGACATTCCTTTGGTTATGTGGGTTTTCTCCAAACCTTTGGGAATTATGGCTACGCTTTTTGCCACCGTTTCTTTAGGTTTGATTCTCAGAGCCATGCATATCCGAAAGCTGCTTCCCGTACGGGCTTTGGCCGGCTTCCAAATAATTATGATCCTGGTTGCGGCTACCTATCAGCATAATCCCAACATCATCCTGTTTTCCAACGGTCAGTACCTCTCCTTGCTGGAACATGTTGCCGCTCCGAAAACAATTTCGGCACTGGGATGGGCTTTGATATTGGGTTCTGTCTTTATCCTGCCGTTCTTGTTTTATCTGATGTTTTCTTTCAGCAAACAGCGGAGACAGCTAAAGGAAACGGCAAAACCTGAAACACCGATTAAGTAA
- a CDS encoding phosphoribosylanthranilate isomerase, with amino-acid sequence MTESNQQSTGKYQLKIKVCGLTQMNQIPELVSMNVDFLGFIFYGKSPRYVLNHLNTEDISKIPHQGKAGVFVNENIDQIVALSEKADLNFIQLHGDENPDFILELKHKLNAGIEIIKVIRIGGQDSEELQKIINDQPLTVSYLLFDTDSKAFGGTGKTFNWNILNEIEIPFPYFLSGGISLENADDITNLDQKPFALDINSKFEIEPGIKDVEKIKKLMLNQ; translated from the coding sequence ATGACTGAAAGCAATCAACAATCAACTGGAAAATACCAACTCAAAATCAAAGTCTGCGGTTTGACCCAGATGAACCAAATTCCGGAACTGGTTTCTATGAATGTAGATTTTCTGGGCTTTATTTTTTACGGAAAGTCGCCAAGATATGTTTTAAATCATTTAAATACAGAAGATATTTCGAAAATACCTCATCAGGGGAAAGCAGGTGTTTTTGTGAATGAAAATATTGATCAAATTGTTGCTCTTTCAGAAAAAGCAGATTTAAATTTCATCCAGCTTCACGGCGATGAAAACCCGGATTTTATCTTAGAGTTAAAACACAAACTGAACGCTGGAATTGAGATTATCAAAGTCATCAGAATTGGAGGCCAGGATTCAGAAGAATTACAGAAAATAATTAACGATCAGCCATTAACCGTGAGCTACCTTCTTTTCGATACGGATTCAAAAGCGTTCGGAGGGACCGGGAAAACTTTTAACTGGAACATACTTAATGAAATTGAAATCCCCTTTCCCTATTTTCTAAGCGGCGGAATTTCTTTGGAAAATGCCGATGATATTACTAATTTAGATCAAAAACCATTTGCTCTCGACATCAATTCAAAATTTGAAATTGAACCAGGAATTAAAGATGTAGAAAAAATAAAAAAATTAATGCTTAATCAATGA
- the lysS gene encoding lysine--tRNA ligase — protein MQLSEQEIIRREKLNKLVEMGINAFPAEEYVITDTTESIKQDFAESKQVKIAGRLMSRRIQGKASFAELQDSTGKIQVYFNRDEICTGDDKALYNEVYKHLLDIGDIIGVEGELFTTQVGEKTVLVKNFTLLTKSLRPLPQAKTDDNGVVHDAFNDPELRYRQRYVDLTVNPHVKEVFVKRTKLFNAMRTFFNDAGYFEVETPILQSIPGGAAARPFITHHNALDIPLYLRIANELYLKRLIVGGFDGVYEFSKNFRNEGMDRTHNPEFTAMEIYVAYKDYNWMMDFTEKLLEFCAVQVNGTTKAVFGEYEVDFKAPYERISMTDAILKFTGFDITGKTEQELFDFAKSIGIDVNGTMGKGKLIDEIFGEKCEGNFIQPTFITDYPIEMSPLTKKHRTKEGLTERFELMVCGKEIANAYSELNDPIDQRERFEEQLKLAEKGDDEAGQFIDEDFLRALEYGMPPTSGLGIGMDRLIMFLTNNASIQGVLFFPQMKPEKAVPQIELGEDEKVILEILNSREEAFSLAEVKERSQLSGKKWDKASKTLTKNNLVKVEKIDENVLMKLV, from the coding sequence ATGCAATTATCAGAACAGGAAATAATCCGGAGAGAAAAGCTGAACAAGCTTGTTGAAATGGGAATCAATGCATTCCCGGCAGAGGAATACGTAATTACAGATACCACAGAATCTATAAAACAGGATTTCGCTGAAAGTAAACAGGTGAAGATTGCAGGGAGACTGATGTCAAGAAGGATTCAGGGCAAAGCTTCTTTTGCTGAGTTACAGGATTCTACCGGCAAAATTCAGGTCTATTTTAACAGAGACGAAATCTGCACGGGAGATGACAAAGCTTTATATAATGAAGTATACAAGCATCTTCTGGATATCGGTGATATTATTGGCGTGGAAGGAGAACTGTTCACCACGCAGGTAGGCGAAAAAACGGTCCTGGTAAAAAACTTTACCCTTCTAACGAAATCCTTACGCCCGCTTCCGCAGGCAAAAACAGATGATAACGGCGTAGTGCATGATGCATTCAATGATCCGGAATTAAGATACAGGCAGCGTTATGTGGATTTAACGGTGAACCCCCATGTGAAAGAAGTTTTCGTAAAAAGGACAAAGCTGTTCAATGCCATGAGGACTTTCTTCAATGATGCAGGATACTTTGAAGTGGAAACTCCGATCTTACAGTCGATTCCCGGCGGTGCGGCGGCAAGACCGTTCATTACGCACCATAATGCTCTCGACATTCCATTGTATCTGAGGATTGCCAATGAATTATACTTAAAGAGACTGATCGTCGGAGGTTTTGACGGAGTGTATGAATTCTCGAAAAACTTCAGGAATGAAGGGATGGACAGAACGCATAACCCTGAATTTACCGCTATGGAAATCTATGTAGCCTACAAAGATTACAACTGGATGATGGATTTCACGGAGAAGCTGCTGGAGTTCTGTGCCGTTCAGGTCAACGGAACCACAAAAGCTGTTTTTGGCGAATATGAGGTTGATTTCAAAGCCCCGTACGAAAGAATCTCCATGACGGATGCGATCCTGAAATTCACAGGTTTCGATATTACAGGAAAAACGGAACAGGAATTATTCGATTTTGCAAAATCCATCGGGATTGATGTGAACGGAACGATGGGCAAAGGAAAACTGATTGATGAAATCTTCGGTGAAAAATGTGAAGGCAACTTTATCCAGCCGACTTTCATTACGGATTACCCTATTGAGATGTCGCCTTTAACCAAAAAACACAGAACCAAAGAAGGGCTTACGGAGCGTTTTGAGCTGATGGTCTGCGGGAAAGAAATTGCCAACGCCTATTCTGAGCTTAATGACCCGATCGATCAGAGAGAACGTTTTGAGGAGCAGCTGAAACTGGCTGAAAAAGGCGATGATGAAGCGGGACAGTTTATTGATGAGGATTTTCTCAGGGCTTTGGAATACGGAATGCCGCCAACTTCAGGATTGGGAATCGGGATGGACCGGCTGATTATGTTCCTGACGAATAATGCATCCATTCAGGGAGTATTGTTCTTCCCTCAGATGAAACCTGAAAAAGCAGTCCCTCAGATCGAGCTGGGCGAGGACGAAAAAGTAATCCTCGAAATTTTAAATTCCCGGGAAGAGGCATTTTCATTGGCTGAGGTTAAAGAAAGAAGCCAGTTATCCGGTAAAAAATGGGATAAAGCTTCTAAGACTTTAACGAAGAATAATCTGGTAAAAGTGGAAAAGATTGATGAAAATGTATTGATGAAACTAGTATAA
- a CDS encoding aminodeoxychorismate/anthranilate synthase component II, producing MNVLVFDNYDSFTYNLVQIIERVLETKVDVVKNDEISLEDIGRYDKIVLSPGPGIPEEAGILLDVIKRYAPEKSILGVCLGQQAIAEAFGGSLINLSEIFHGVATPAELVKENTKIFRNLPSGMEVGRYHSWVVNPEGFPEELEVTAVDKDGMIMALQHKTYDVHGVQFHPESILTPQGAVIIENFLLN from the coding sequence ATGAACGTATTGGTCTTTGATAATTACGACAGTTTTACCTATAACCTCGTCCAGATTATTGAAAGGGTGCTGGAAACCAAAGTCGATGTCGTGAAAAATGACGAAATCAGCCTTGAAGATATCGGAAGGTATGATAAAATCGTGCTTTCACCGGGCCCCGGAATTCCTGAAGAGGCAGGAATTTTACTGGACGTCATTAAAAGATATGCTCCTGAAAAAAGCATCCTGGGGGTTTGCCTGGGTCAACAGGCCATCGCGGAAGCTTTTGGCGGAAGTCTGATTAATCTTTCGGAGATTTTTCATGGCGTAGCAACGCCTGCGGAACTTGTAAAAGAAAACACTAAAATTTTCAGGAACCTGCCAAGCGGAATGGAAGTGGGACGGTATCACAGTTGGGTGGTCAACCCAGAAGGTTTTCCTGAAGAACTGGAAGTGACAGCTGTGGATAAAGACGGCATGATCATGGCCCTGCAGCATAAAACTTATGATGTGCACGGCGTTCAGTTTCATCCGGAAAGTATTCTTACCCCGCAGGGTGCTGTGATCATTGAAAATTTCCTGCTGAATTAA
- a CDS encoding cytochrome ubiquinol oxidase subunit I: protein MDDFLAARAQMAMSLGFHIIFSCVGMVMPFLMAFAHWKYLKTKNEVYKGLTKAWSKGVAILFATGAVSGTMLSFELGLLWPSFMKHAGPIFGMPFSLEGTAFFIEAIAIGFFLYGWDRFNKWFHWFCGFLVGVSGLASGILVVAANAWMNSPAGFDYVNGQYLNIDPIKAMFNDAWFSQALHMTVAAFCATGFAVAGVHAFLILKKKNVEFHTKAFRIAAGFAMIGAFGAPLTGDTAAKSVAERQPIKLAAMEAHFKTEKGAAFIIGGIPDEEKGEVKYAIKIPKVLSFLVSNDFNHEVKGLNDFPRDEWPPVAVVHYAFQTMIFFGVVMIVIGMIYLYSLFFKKEWLDKRWLLRTFLIAMPFGYIALEAGWTVTEVGRQPWIIYGIMRTVDAVTPMPGIHYSFYFFTAVFFSLSSVIIFLLTRQIKMVPRLYDPNDPQFNPNAKQKKS from the coding sequence ATGGATGATTTTCTTGCTGCCCGCGCGCAGATGGCCATGTCGCTCGGATTCCATATCATTTTCTCGTGTGTCGGTATGGTAATGCCTTTCCTGATGGCTTTTGCACACTGGAAATATTTAAAAACAAAAAATGAGGTGTATAAAGGGCTTACCAAAGCCTGGAGCAAAGGGGTAGCCATCCTTTTTGCCACAGGCGCCGTATCCGGAACCATGCTTTCCTTTGAACTGGGGCTACTCTGGCCAAGCTTTATGAAACATGCAGGCCCGATTTTCGGGATGCCTTTTTCTCTGGAAGGAACCGCCTTCTTTATTGAAGCCATTGCCATCGGGTTTTTCCTGTACGGCTGGGACCGCTTCAATAAATGGTTCCACTGGTTCTGCGGATTCCTGGTGGGCGTAAGTGGACTGGCCTCCGGGATCCTGGTGGTTGCCGCCAATGCATGGATGAACTCACCTGCAGGATTTGATTATGTTAACGGACAATATTTGAACATAGACCCGATAAAAGCCATGTTCAATGATGCCTGGTTTTCGCAGGCGCTCCACATGACCGTTGCTGCTTTCTGTGCTACCGGATTTGCCGTTGCAGGCGTCCATGCCTTTTTAATCCTGAAAAAGAAAAATGTTGAATTCCATACCAAAGCATTCAGGATTGCAGCAGGGTTTGCCATGATCGGTGCCTTCGGAGCCCCTTTAACCGGAGATACCGCAGCAAAATCAGTGGCGGAAAGGCAGCCTATTAAACTGGCTGCCATGGAAGCGCATTTTAAAACAGAAAAAGGTGCCGCTTTTATTATCGGCGGAATTCCTGATGAGGAAAAAGGCGAAGTAAAATACGCCATCAAGATCCCGAAGGTACTGAGCTTTCTGGTTTCCAATGATTTCAACCATGAGGTAAAGGGCCTGAATGATTTCCCCCGGGACGAATGGCCTCCCGTTGCCGTGGTGCATTATGCCTTTCAGACCATGATTTTCTTCGGTGTGGTGATGATTGTCATCGGAATGATTTATCTGTATTCTTTATTTTTCAAAAAAGAATGGCTGGACAAAAGATGGCTGCTGAGAACCTTTTTAATCGCCATGCCCTTCGGGTACATTGCATTGGAAGCGGGCTGGACCGTAACGGAAGTCGGCAGGCAGCCCTGGATCATCTACGGAATCATGAGAACCGTTGATGCGGTAACCCCAATGCCCGGCATACATTATTCTTTCTATTTCTTCACAGCCGTTTTCTTCTCATTGTCTTCGGTAATTATTTTCCTTTTAACAAGGCAGATCAAGATGGTTCCGAGACTGTACGACCCTAACGATCCTCAGTTTAATCCTAATGCTAAACAAAAAAAATCATGA
- the trpC gene encoding indole-3-glycerol phosphate synthase TrpC has translation MNILDTIIQRKKEEVKASKSEVSVQELKDSAMFARKSFSLKENIITGSGIIAEFKRKSPSKGMINDIISPLEVVSAYEKSGASGISILTDRDFFGGTAEDIIKVRKHIGIPILRKDFMIDEYQLYEAKSIGADVILLIAACLSPAQVKDFSALAHELGLEVLLEIHTGEELEHLNPDIDLVGINNRNLKDFKVDLQHSVNLKNQLPENVLSVAESGIYSIEDFRFLKEKGFNGFLMGEYFMKNENPGEKFAEFVSQVSM, from the coding sequence ATGAATATACTCGACACCATTATACAGCGAAAAAAAGAAGAAGTTAAAGCTTCAAAATCAGAGGTTTCCGTTCAGGAACTAAAAGATTCTGCAATGTTTGCACGGAAAAGCTTTTCTCTGAAAGAAAATATCATCACCGGAAGCGGAATCATTGCGGAATTCAAAAGAAAATCGCCTTCAAAAGGCATGATCAATGATATAATTTCTCCATTGGAAGTTGTTTCAGCCTACGAAAAGTCCGGGGCCAGCGGAATTTCTATTTTAACGGACCGGGATTTTTTCGGAGGAACTGCTGAAGACATCATTAAAGTAAGGAAGCATATTGGAATCCCGATCCTGCGAAAGGATTTTATGATTGATGAATACCAGCTGTATGAAGCCAAAAGCATCGGGGCCGATGTCATTTTACTGATTGCCGCCTGCCTCTCGCCTGCTCAGGTAAAGGATTTCTCAGCATTGGCACATGAACTAGGCCTGGAAGTTTTACTGGAAATCCATACCGGAGAAGAACTGGAACACCTTAATCCGGATATTGATTTAGTAGGAATCAACAACCGTAATTTAAAGGATTTTAAAGTTGATTTGCAGCATTCTGTCAACCTCAAAAATCAGCTGCCGGAAAATGTTTTGTCGGTTGCGGAAAGCGGGATTTACAGTATAGAAGATTTCAGATTTCTGAAGGAGAAGGGTTTTAACGGGTTTCTGATGGGCGAATATTTTATGAAAAACGAAAACCCGGGAGAAAAATTCGCTGAATTTGTTTCTCAAGTATCAATGTAA
- a CDS encoding anthranilate synthase component I family protein gives MFSKKIKIKTVSKKTLGDLQTPMSIYLQMRDRFRDTILLESSDAKNMDNNFSFIAINAIAGIEIKNLTEYEIKFPQEEPVKQLIGSQAIADVFEEFSSSFDCEKTHDSIEETAQSLFGYTSFEAVQFFEKLTFKPQSREVEIPILRYRLYQYVIAINHYNDEMYLIENQIEGVKSERYLLESLMRNQNAVIYPFEKDGTETSNLTDEEYIGLVQTAQKHCMRGDVFQLVLSRRFQQKFSGDEFNVYRALRNINPSPYLFFFDYGNYKLFGSSPESQLIIKDNKAVIHPIAGTFKRTGDFDTDLQSIESLKNDPKENAEHTMLVDLARNDLGKMGRNVTVTKLKEIQLFSHVIHMVSEVTADLPENTKPFEMVAATFPQGTLSGAPKHRALQLINQYEKDSRGYYGGCIGMIGLNGSCNQAIMIRTFLSKNNTLYYQAGAGLVAKSDPESELQEVNNKLNALKRAVEKAEKLVENY, from the coding sequence ATGTTCAGTAAAAAAATTAAAATTAAAACCGTTTCAAAAAAAACACTCGGTGACCTGCAGACTCCGATGAGCATTTACCTGCAGATGAGGGATCGGTTCAGGGACACCATACTTCTGGAAAGTTCGGATGCCAAAAATATGGATAATAATTTTTCATTTATTGCCATTAATGCAATTGCCGGGATTGAAATAAAAAACCTGACCGAATATGAAATAAAATTCCCCCAGGAAGAACCCGTAAAACAACTGATCGGCAGCCAGGCCATCGCAGACGTTTTTGAAGAGTTTTCCAGCAGTTTTGACTGTGAAAAGACCCATGATTCCATCGAAGAAACTGCGCAGAGCCTTTTCGGATATACCAGCTTTGAAGCCGTACAGTTTTTTGAGAAGCTAACCTTTAAGCCCCAGAGCCGGGAAGTTGAAATCCCTATCCTCCGCTACAGGCTGTATCAGTACGTTATTGCCATCAACCACTATAACGATGAGATGTATCTTATTGAAAACCAGATCGAAGGTGTTAAATCTGAACGGTATCTGCTGGAAAGCCTCATGAGAAACCAGAATGCCGTTATTTATCCTTTCGAAAAAGACGGAACTGAGACTTCCAACCTTACGGATGAAGAATATATCGGACTGGTGCAGACGGCACAGAAACACTGTATGAGAGGCGATGTTTTCCAATTGGTGCTAAGCAGAAGATTCCAGCAGAAATTTTCCGGTGATGAGTTTAATGTATACCGTGCTTTACGGAATATCAACCCTTCGCCATACCTGTTCTTCTTTGATTACGGCAACTATAAATTATTCGGATCAAGCCCTGAAAGCCAGCTGATTATTAAGGACAACAAGGCCGTCATCCACCCTATTGCCGGAACCTTCAAAAGAACCGGAGACTTTGATACCGATCTGCAATCTATTGAATCCCTTAAAAATGATCCTAAAGAAAACGCAGAACATACCATGCTGGTGGACCTGGCCAGAAACGACCTGGGGAAAATGGGCAGGAATGTCACCGTTACCAAACTCAAGGAAATACAGCTTTTTTCCCATGTCATCCATATGGTGAGTGAAGTTACCGCCGATTTACCGGAAAACACAAAACCGTTTGAAATGGTGGCCGCTACTTTTCCGCAGGGTACACTGAGCGGAGCGCCTAAGCACAGGGCACTTCAGCTAATCAATCAATATGAAAAAGATTCCCGAGGGTATTACGGCGGCTGCATCGGAATGATCGGGCTGAACGGCAGCTGCAACCAGGCCATTATGATCCGGACGTTCCTGAGTAAAAACAATACTTTGTATTATCAGGCCGGCGCCGGCCTGGTGGCAAAATCAGATCCTGAAAGCGAACTACAGGAAGTCAACAATAAACTGAATGCCCTGAAAAGAGCCGTGGAAAAAGCAGAAAAGCTGGTTGAAAACTATTAA
- the rlmF gene encoding 23S rRNA (adenine(1618)-N(6))-methyltransferase RlmF has product MPAEKSSLHTRNLHRDPYDFDRLVSCVPELKPYVFINSYQTATINFSLPKAVKLLNKALLLSFYGVRDWDIPEANLCPPIPGRADYVHYIADLLAGQKEVPLGTSVKGLDIGVGANLIYPLIAYRSYGWNMTGVDSNKDSLENAKKILDHNPDFMPAVGLKYQPEPKHIFTNIVDPEDRFAFSMCNPPFHDSEEAAVKGNLRKTKNLNKKHIRKPLLNFGGQASELWCEGGELAFITTMINESALYSSQVLWFTCLVSKKDNLFKLTSLLKKYKAAEFRIIDIAQGQKISRILAWTFISPNHRKDWFL; this is encoded by the coding sequence ATGCCTGCTGAAAAATCCAGTCTGCACACAAGAAACCTGCATCGTGATCCTTATGATTTCGATCGGCTTGTTTCTTGTGTGCCGGAACTGAAGCCCTATGTTTTCATTAATTCCTATCAGACAGCAACCATTAATTTCAGCCTTCCGAAAGCGGTTAAATTACTTAATAAAGCATTATTGCTGTCTTTTTATGGGGTCAGGGACTGGGATATCCCGGAGGCTAATCTTTGTCCGCCTATTCCCGGCCGGGCAGATTATGTACACTACATTGCAGATTTACTGGCTGGGCAGAAGGAAGTTCCTTTGGGAACGTCTGTGAAAGGCCTGGATATCGGGGTAGGCGCCAACCTGATCTATCCTTTGATTGCCTATAGGTCATACGGCTGGAACATGACCGGGGTGGACAGTAATAAAGATTCTTTGGAAAATGCTAAGAAAATCCTGGATCACAATCCTGATTTTATGCCTGCAGTGGGATTAAAATACCAGCCCGAACCCAAACATATCTTTACAAATATTGTTGATCCTGAAGACCGGTTTGCATTTTCCATGTGCAATCCTCCTTTTCATGATTCTGAAGAAGCCGCTGTAAAAGGAAACCTCAGAAAAACAAAGAACCTTAACAAAAAACACATCCGGAAACCTTTGCTTAATTTCGGAGGACAAGCTTCCGAACTGTGGTGTGAAGGCGGCGAACTGGCTTTTATCACCACCATGATCAATGAAAGTGCTTTATATTCCTCACAGGTTCTCTGGTTTACCTGTCTGGTCTCGAAAAAAGATAATTTATTCAAGCTGACATCACTTCTAAAAAAATATAAGGCTGCAGAATTCAGGATTATAGACATAGCCCAGGGCCAGAAAATAAGCAGGATATTAGCCTGGACTTTTATTTCCCCAAACCATCGTAAAGATTGGTTCCTTTAA
- a CDS encoding c-type cytochrome: protein MKKLLLAGSLALLVFSCSKKGHKAAEGSPSETAGMTESGSKSLSGDQIIETLDCSGCHSVNERMVGPSYQEIADKYSEQDTEILASKIIEGGSGVWGNVPMAAHPQVSKEDAEKMVGYILSLKKK, encoded by the coding sequence ATGAAAAAACTGCTTTTGGCAGGAAGCCTGGCACTGCTTGTTTTCTCCTGTTCTAAAAAAGGCCATAAGGCGGCTGAAGGTTCACCGTCTGAAACGGCAGGCATGACGGAATCCGGAAGTAAAAGCCTTTCAGGGGATCAGATCATTGAAACGCTGGACTGTTCCGGCTGCCATTCTGTTAATGAGAGAATGGTAGGGCCTTCTTACCAGGAAATCGCGGATAAGTATTCTGAACAGGATACCGAAATCCTGGCTTCCAAAATCATTGAGGGCGGAAGCGGGGTCTGGGGAAATGTCCCGATGGCTGCCCATCCGCAGGTGTCCAAAGAAGATGCTGAAAAAATGGTTGGCTATATTTTGTCTTTGAAGAAAAAATAA
- a CDS encoding endonuclease/exonuclease/phosphatase family protein — protein MKIISWNIARPKVNQHSRIFFIKSIIESEEPDLIVLTETSRCIGFGKAYHELHSETLPALHENQLYEEKENRVSLFSKYPIETQYTTYDPYTSICGNINTDFGPLIMYLSIIGSFGGRNSYFTHDLHCQKEEIKNMKGNICYSGDFNISFSGWKYPSEKVIDETKAFFSQHNLEILTEKNENSAIHIVMNKKFLKDKMVIQHIVSIDRKVSDHHLVSCTIEPINP, from the coding sequence ATGAAGATCATCAGCTGGAATATTGCAAGGCCGAAAGTGAATCAGCATTCAAGAATTTTTTTTATTAAAAGTATTATTGAATCTGAGGAACCTGATCTTATCGTTCTTACTGAAACCAGCCGCTGCATTGGATTCGGGAAAGCATATCATGAACTGCACTCAGAAACGCTACCCGCTCTTCATGAAAACCAACTTTATGAAGAAAAAGAAAACCGGGTAAGCCTTTTCAGCAAATATCCGATTGAAACACAGTACACTACTTATGATCCGTATACCAGTATCTGCGGAAATATTAATACAGATTTTGGCCCGCTCATCATGTATCTGAGTATTATAGGAAGTTTCGGAGGCAGGAATTCCTATTTTACCCATGATCTGCACTGTCAGAAAGAAGAAATAAAAAACATGAAAGGAAACATCTGTTATTCCGGCGACTTCAATATCTCATTTTCAGGATGGAAATATCCAAGTGAAAAAGTAATTGATGAAACAAAAGCATTTTTCAGCCAGCATAATCTGGAGATCCTGACAGAAAAAAATGAGAACAGCGCCATTCATATTGTTATGAACAAAAAATTTTTAAAAGACAAAATGGTAATACAGCACATCGTCTCCATAGACCGGAAAGTTTCTGATCATCATTTAGTCAGCTGTACCATTGAACCCATAAACCCTTAG